One genomic segment of Capsicum annuum cultivar UCD-10X-F1 unplaced genomic scaffold, UCD10Xv1.1 ctg81341, whole genome shotgun sequence includes these proteins:
- the LOC124895325 gene encoding inorganic pyrophosphatase 2-like — protein CYCSRKIVTVHASVREAVHCSRKTVLLFITPFRETLHQFKTVLQQFVKQCTIHAKQCYCSHNSATCYCSRQTVTIQAFLHVLTFPFTPFHYYEPNKMIIDLDSNNWVVDEFGASDMFNQLVPTMLWNTVMDTMMKEIHAGGKTMQDIEQVLKWAPVIPGVVPAIKAAHALGCDLKIVSDANLFFVETILEHSGIKDCFSEINTNPSYIDDEGKLRICPYHDFDHKCKYPCPPNMCKGLVIERMQAVSLAMEGNNNKKRMIYLGDEAGDFCPSLMLREQDFVMPRKDFPVWKLMNENCQLIKAKIHGWTDGEE, from the exons TACACCATTTCGTGAAACATTGCATCAGTTTAAAACAGTGTTGCAGCAGTTCGTGAAGCAGTGCACTATTCATGCAAAACAGTGCTATTGTTCACataacagtgctact tgctactgttcacgccAAACAGTCACTATTCAAGCGTTCCTGCATGTTTTAACATTTCCATTCACaccctttcattactatgaacccaacaagaTGATCATTGATTTGGACAGCAACAATTGGGTTGTCGATGAGTTTGGTGCTAGTGATATGTTCAATCAGCTTGTCCCTACGATGCTGTGGAACACTGTTATGGACACGATGATGAAGGAGATCCACGCAGGAGGCAAAACCATGCAGGATATTGAACAAGTATTGAAATGGGCGCCTGTAATTCCTGGGGTTGTTCCAGCAATCAAAGCAGCTCATGCTTTAGGATGTGATTTGAAGATAGTGAGCGATGCAAATCTCTTCTTCGTCGAGACAATATTGGAGCATTCAGGAATCAAGGATTGCTTTTCAGAAATCAACACAAATCCGAGCTACATTGATGATGAAGGGAAACTTAGAATCTGTCCTTACCACGATTTTGATCACAAGTGCAAATATCCTTGCCCTCCAAACATGTGCAAGGGCCTCGTAATAGAAAGAATGCAAGCGGTGTCTCTTGCTATGGAAGggaataataataagaaaagaatgaTCTATCTAGGCGATGAAGCAGGAGATTTTTGCCCTAGCTTGATGCTCAGAGAGCAAGATTTTGTAATGCCAAGGAAGGATTTTCCGGTGTGGAAATTAATGAACGAAAATTGCCAACTCATAAAAGCGAAAATCCACGGGTGGACTGATGGAGAAGAG